In Capricornis sumatraensis isolate serow.1 chromosome 16, serow.2, whole genome shotgun sequence, a genomic segment contains:
- the RASSF10 gene encoding ras association domain-containing protein 10 encodes MDPSEKKISVWICQEEKLVSGLSRRTTCSDVVRVLLEDGCRRRRRQRRSRRRGAAGDPPGPGELPEPLDEDDEDDDDEALPQGMLCGPPQCYCIVEKWRGFERILPNKTRILRLWAAWGEEQENVRFVLVRSEASLPNAGPRSAEARVVLSRERPCSARGVPARPSLAMTQEKQRRVVRKAFRKLAKLNRRRQQQPPSPCSSTSSSAASSCSSSSSPRATESASVERMETLVHLVLSQDHTIRQQVQRLRELDREIDRYEAKVHLDRVRRHGVNYVQDTYLVGAGIELEGTGPGEEPEPEPEPAAAATTPPPLDGEAKAVALEELARRCDDLLQLQEQRAQQEELLERLSAEIQEELNQRWMRRRQEELAAREEPPDAEAGLDGELLLERERVRTQLSTSLYIGLRLNTDLEAVKSDLDYSQQQWDSKERELQGLLQTLHTLELTVAPDGTPVSRGPSRDPGPQACAEVWVDQARGLAKSCPGNDEDSDTGLSSMHSQDSDSVPVCESLV; translated from the coding sequence ATGGATCCTTCGGAGAAGAAGATATCAGTGTGGATCTGCCAGGAGGAGAAACTGGTGTCCGGCCTTTCCCGCCGCACCACTTGTTCGGACGTAGTGCGGGTGCTCTTGGAGGATGGCTGCCGGCGGCGACGGCGGCAGCGGCGGAGCCGGCGGCGGGGGGCGGCTGGCGACCCGCCAGGCCCGGGAGAGCTGCCGGAACCCCTGGACGAGGACGACGAGGACGACGACGACGAGGCGCTGCCCCAGGGCATGCTGTGCGGGCCCCCGCAGTGCTATTGCATTGTGGAGAAGTGGCGGGGCTTTGAGCGCATCTTGCCCAACAAGACGCGCATCTTGCGCCTCTGGGCCGCCTGGGGTGAAGAGCAGGAGAATGTACGCTTCGTGCTGGTGCGCAGCGAGGCGTCGCTGCCCAACGCGGGGCCCCGCAGTGCCGAGGCGCGCGTCGTGCTCAGTCGCGAGCGCCCCTGCTCCGCGCGAGGGGTCCCAGCGCGGCCCAGCCTAGCCATGACCCAGGAGAAGCAGCGGCGGGTGGTGCGCAAGGCCTTCCGCAAGCTGGCCAAGCTCAACCGGCGGCGCCAGCAGCAGCCGCCGTCGCCCTGTTCGTCCACGTCGTCGTCCGCAGCCTCATCCTGTTCGTCGTCGTCGTCGCCGCGGGCCACCGAGAGCGCCTCGGTGGAGCGTATGGAGACGCTGGTGCACTTGGTGCTGTCCCAGGACCACACCATCCGCCAGCAGGTGCAGCGGCTTCGGGAGCTGGACCGCGAGATCGACCGCTACGAAGCCAAGGTGCATCTGGACCGCGTGCGGCGACACGGAGTGAACTACGTGCAGGACACCTACTTGGTGGGTGCCGGGATCGAACTCGAAGGTACCGGCCCAGGAGAGGAGCCGGAGCCCGAGCCCGAGCCGGCGGCAGCGGCGACAACGCCGCCGCCCCTGGACGGCGAGGCGAAGGCGGTTGCGTTGGAGGAGCTGGCCCGGCGCTGCGACGACCTACTGCAGTTGCAGGAGCAGCGGGCCCAGCAGGAGGAGTTGCTCGAGCGCCTCTCGGCCGAAATCCAGGAGGAGCTGAACCAGAGGTGGATGAGGAGGCGCCAGGAGGAGCTCGCAGCCCGGGAGGAGCCCCCGGACGCCGAGGCCGGCCTCGACGGTGAGCTGCTGCTGGAACGCGAGCGAGTCCGGACGCAGCTCAGCACCAGCCTCTACATCGGGCTCCGGCTCAACACGGACCTGGAGGCAGTCAAGTCGGACTTGGATTACAGCCAGCAGCAGTGGGACAGCAAGGAGCGCGAGCTCCAGGGCCTTCTCCAGACTTTACACACGTTGGAGCTGACGGTAGCGCCCGATGGGACTCCGGTGTCCAGGGGGCCCTCGCGGGACCCCGGGCCGCAGGCCTGCGCCGAGGTGTGGGTGGACCAGGCCCGCGGACTGGCCAAGAGCTGCCCTGGTAACGACGAGGACTCGGACACCGGGCTGAGCTCCATGCACAGCCAGGACTCGGACTCGGTGCCCGTGTGCGAATCCCTTGTGTAG